The proteins below come from a single Miscanthus floridulus cultivar M001 chromosome 1, ASM1932011v1, whole genome shotgun sequence genomic window:
- the LOC136496550 gene encoding serine/threonine protein kinase OSK4-like, which translates to MDGSTRGGGHSEALRNYNLGRTLGIGTFGKVKIAEHKLTGHRVAVKIINCRQMRNMEMEEKAKREIKILKLFIHPHIIRLYEVIYTQTDIYVVMEYCKYGELFDYIVEKGRLQEDEARRIFQQIISGVEYCHRNMVVHRDLKPENLLLDSKYNVKLADFGLSNVMHDGHFLKTSCGSPNYAAPEVISGKLYAGPEVDVWSCGVILYALLCGTLPFDDENIPNLFKKIKGGIYTLPSHLSALARDLIPRMLVVEPMKRITIREIREHQWFQTCLPRYLAVPPPDTTQQAKMIDEDTLRDVVNMGFNKNHVCESLCSRLQNEATVAYYLLLDNRFRATSGYLGADYQESMDRNLNQLVSSESSSSGTRNYVPGSSDPHSSGLRPHYPVERKWALGLQSRAHPREIMIEVLKALQELNVSWKKNGHYNMKCRWLPGFPEVHDMLDASNSFLGDSTIMDNDDANGRLPVVIKFEFQLYKTKDDKYLLDMQRITGPQLLFLDFCAAFLTKLRVL; encoded by the exons ATGGATGGAAGTACTAGAGGGGGTGGACATTCTGAAGCATTAAGGAACTACAACCTGGGAAGAACTTTAGGTATTGGCACATTTGGAAAAGTGAAGATTGCCGAGCATAAGCTTACAGGACATAGGGTTGCTGTAAAGATCATCAACTGCCGCCAAATGAGAAATATGGAAATGGAAGAGAAAG CAAAGAGAGAAATCAAGATATTGAAGTTGTTCATTCACCCCCATATCATCCGGCTTTATGAGGTCATATACACACAAACAGATATATATGTTGTGATGGAATATTGTAAGTATGGCGAGTTGTTTGATTACATTGTTGAGAAAGGCAGATTACAGGAAGATGAAGCTCGCCGCATCTTCCAGCAG ATCATATCTGGCGTCGAATACTGCCATAGAAACATGGTTGTCCACCGTGACCTAAAGCCAGAAAACTTGTTACTTGATTCGAAGTATAATGTAAAACTTGCTGACTTTGGTTTGAGCAATGTCATGCATGATGGCCATTTTTTGAAGACTAGCTGTGGGAGTCCGAACTATGCTGCTCCAGAG GTAATATCTGGTAAACTATATGCTGGACCTGAGGTCGATGTATGGAGTTGTGGAGTGATCCTTTATGCTCTTCTTTGTGGAACTCTTCCATTTGATGATGAGAATATTCCCAACCTGTTCAAAAAAATTAAG GGAGGTATCTACACACTTCCAAGTCATTTATCTGCTTTGGCTAGGGATTTGATCCCACGAATGCTTGTTGTCGAGCCTATGAAGAGAATCACAATTCGGGAAATTCGGGAGCATCAATGGTTCCAGACTTGCCTTCCTCGTTACTTGGCAGTGCCTCCACCAGACACGACACAGCAAGCCAAAATG attgatgaagatacacttcgAGATGTTGTTAATATGGGATTTAACAAGAACCATGTGTGTGAATCACTGTGCAGCAGACTTCAAAATGAG GCAACTGTTGCATATTATTTACTATTGGACAATCGGTTTAGAGCAACTAGTGGCTATCTTGGGGCAGATTATCAAGAATCAATG GACAGGAATTTAAATCAGCTGGTGTCGTCCGAATCATCTAGTTCTGGCACGAGGAATTATGTTCCAGGAAGCAGTGATCCTCATAGCAGTGGTTTGCGGCCACATTATCCTGTTGAAAGAAAATGGGCGCTTGGACTCCAG TCTCGGGCCCACCCTCGTGAAATAATGATTGAGGTCTTAAAAGCACTTCAAGAATTAAACGTCAGCTGGAAGAAGAATGGGCACTACAACATGAAATGCAGATGGCTCCCAGGGTTTCCTGAAGTCCATGACATGTTAGATGCCAGCAACAGCTTTCTTGGTGACTCTACCAtcatggataatgatgatgcaaaTGGGAGGCTACCTGTTGTGATCAAGTTTGAATTCCAG CTTTACAAGACAAAGGACGACAAGTACCTCCTCGATATGCAGAGAATTACTGGAcctcaactcctcttccttgACTTTTGTGCGGCCTTCCTTACCAAGCTTAGGGTTCTATAG